In one window of Hymenobacter nivis DNA:
- the lysA gene encoding diaminopimelate decarboxylase encodes MSATIPAEALLAAAEQFGTPLYVYQAETIARQFHQLETAFTGHPTRFFYACKALSNQTVLRHLRGLGAGLDCVSLNEVKLGLHAGFAPENILFTPNSVTFEEIVAAKDLGVHLNIDNISMLERFGTTYGGSYPVCIRLNPHIEAGGNYKISTGHIDSKFGISIHQMRHLERVVKSTGLNVKGLHMHTGSEIKDVDVFLRALEVLFDAARRFPDLEFLDLGSGFKVPYKPGDVATDMAELGLRVTAAFAEFEQEYGRPLQAWFEPGKYLVSEAGFLLVRVAVVKQTPATVFAGVDSGFNHLIRPMFYDSYHTISNLSHPEGPERVYTVVGNICETDTFAWDRRLPEVHEGDLLAFHNAGAYGFEMSSSFNSRVRPAEVLLENGELRQIRRRQTFEDLLAGQE; translated from the coding sequence TGGAAACGGCCTTCACTGGCCACCCCACGCGGTTTTTCTACGCTTGTAAAGCTCTTAGTAACCAGACTGTTCTGCGCCACCTGCGGGGCCTGGGCGCGGGCCTCGATTGCGTGAGCCTCAACGAAGTGAAGCTGGGCCTGCACGCCGGCTTTGCGCCCGAAAACATCCTCTTCACGCCCAACAGCGTCACGTTTGAGGAAATTGTGGCCGCCAAGGACTTGGGCGTGCATTTAAACATCGACAATATTTCGATGCTGGAGCGCTTCGGCACCACGTATGGCGGCAGCTATCCGGTGTGCATCCGGCTGAACCCGCACATTGAGGCGGGCGGCAACTACAAAATCTCTACTGGCCACATCGATAGCAAATTTGGCATCAGCATCCATCAAATGCGCCATTTGGAACGCGTAGTTAAAAGTACTGGCCTGAATGTGAAGGGTTTGCATATGCACACGGGCTCCGAAATAAAGGACGTGGACGTATTTCTTAGGGCCCTGGAGGTGCTGTTCGACGCCGCCCGCCGCTTCCCCGACCTGGAGTTTCTGGACCTGGGCTCGGGCTTCAAAGTGCCCTACAAGCCCGGCGACGTGGCCACCGATATGGCAGAGCTGGGCCTCCGCGTCACGGCTGCCTTCGCCGAGTTTGAGCAAGAGTACGGCCGGCCGCTGCAAGCCTGGTTCGAGCCAGGCAAATACCTGGTGAGCGAAGCCGGCTTTCTGCTGGTGCGCGTAGCCGTGGTGAAGCAAACGCCGGCCACGGTGTTCGCCGGCGTCGATTCGGGGTTCAACCACCTTATCCGGCCCATGTTCTATGACAGCTACCACACCATCAGCAACTTAAGTCACCCCGAGGGCCCCGAGCGGGTGTACACCGTGGTGGGCAACATCTGCGAAACCGACACCTTCGCCTGGGACCGCCGCTTGCCCGAAGTGCACGAGGGCGACTTGCTGGCCTTCCACAACGCCGGCGCCTACGGCTTCGAGATGAGCAGCAGCTTCAACTCGCGCGTGCGCCCCGCCGAGGTACTGCTCGAAAACGGTGAGTTGCGCCAAATTCGCCGCCGCCAAACGTTCGAGGATTTATTAGCTGGACAAGAATAA
- a CDS encoding chorismate mutase — translation MFDKLFNRQPNDKPFLISGPCSAETEAQVLETCQRLAATGKVQALRAGIWKPRTKPGGFEGVGAKGLPWLKKASELTGLPVAVEVATAKHVEDCLAFGVDLVWVGARTTGNPFSVQEIANALRGVDIPVLVKNPIHPELELWVGAIERLQKAGLKQVGMIHRGFSSYGNTDFRNAPMWHLPIEMKRRMPELPILNDPSHICGRRDTLFAVAQQALDLDFDGTMIESHIDPDNAWSDAKQQITPEVLGQLITNLVWRHETTDKAEFLTALAGLREQINNLDAEMMQLLGRRMAVAEKIGQYKKDNDITILQTARLNEIMERSKRQGAQVGLTEDFVERYMEAVHLESVTHQERVMNS, via the coding sequence ATGTTTGACAAGCTCTTCAACCGCCAACCCAACGACAAGCCGTTCCTCATTTCGGGGCCCTGCTCGGCCGAAACCGAAGCCCAAGTGCTGGAAACCTGCCAGCGCCTGGCCGCTACCGGCAAGGTGCAGGCCCTGCGCGCCGGTATCTGGAAGCCCCGTACCAAGCCCGGCGGCTTTGAAGGCGTGGGCGCCAAGGGCCTGCCCTGGCTGAAAAAAGCCAGCGAACTGACCGGCCTGCCCGTGGCCGTAGAGGTAGCCACCGCCAAGCACGTCGAAGACTGCCTGGCCTTCGGCGTGGACCTAGTCTGGGTGGGCGCGCGCACTACCGGCAACCCGTTTTCGGTGCAGGAAATTGCCAACGCCCTGCGCGGGGTGGACATTCCGGTGCTGGTAAAAAACCCCATTCACCCCGAGCTAGAGCTGTGGGTGGGCGCCATTGAGCGCCTGCAAAAGGCGGGTTTGAAGCAAGTGGGCATGATTCACCGCGGCTTTTCGAGCTACGGCAACACCGATTTCCGCAACGCGCCGATGTGGCACCTGCCCATCGAAATGAAGCGCCGCATGCCCGAGCTGCCCATCCTCAACGACCCCAGCCACATCTGCGGCCGGCGCGACACGCTGTTTGCCGTGGCCCAGCAGGCCCTGGATTTGGACTTCGACGGGACGATGATCGAGAGCCACATCGACCCCGACAACGCCTGGAGCGACGCCAAGCAGCAAATCACGCCCGAGGTGCTCGGCCAGCTCATTACTAACCTTGTGTGGCGCCACGAAACCACCGACAAGGCGGAATTCCTGACCGCCCTGGCCGGCCTGCGCGAGCAAATCAACAACCTTGACGCCGAGATGATGCAGCTGCTGGGCCGCCGCATGGCCGTGGCCGAAAAAATCGGGCAGTATAAGAAAGACAACGACATCACCATCCTCCAAACCGCCCGCCTCAACGAAATCATGGAGCGCAGCAAGCGCCAAGGGGCCCAAGTCGGCCTCACCGAAGACTTCGTAGAGCGCTACATGGAAGCCGTGCACCTGGAGTCGGTAACGCACCAGGAGAGGGTAATGAACAGCTAA
- a CDS encoding prephenate dehydrogenase translates to MTVTIIGLGLIGGSLALSLRQHGLAAHFIGVEQSAEHARRALELGLVDEVEADLPAAVRRADLVVVAVPMDAMLTVLPQVLDATGPRQTVIDVGSTKVTLLAAVAGHPRRGRFVATHPMAGTEYSGPEAAVLGLYEGKTVVLCDTAHSDADALQLVEKLFRALPMRLLYLDAQAHDLHTAYISHISHITSFALALTVLEKEKEEQRIFDLAGGGFASTVRLAKSSAAMWVPIFRQNRPNVLDVLDEHLHQLQHLRDLLAQEDYAGLTTQINQANHIRKTIP, encoded by the coding sequence ATGACCGTTACCATTATCGGCTTGGGACTTATCGGCGGCTCGCTGGCGCTCAGCCTGCGGCAGCACGGGCTGGCTGCGCACTTTATTGGGGTGGAGCAGAGCGCCGAGCACGCGCGCCGGGCCCTGGAGCTGGGCTTGGTGGACGAGGTGGAAGCTGACCTGCCCGCTGCCGTGCGCCGCGCCGACCTTGTGGTGGTGGCCGTGCCCATGGACGCCATGCTAACCGTGCTGCCCCAGGTACTCGACGCCACGGGGCCCCGGCAAACGGTGATTGACGTGGGCTCGACCAAAGTGACGCTGCTGGCGGCCGTGGCCGGGCACCCGCGCCGGGGCCGCTTTGTAGCCACGCACCCCATGGCCGGCACCGAATATTCGGGCCCCGAGGCCGCCGTGCTCGGCTTGTACGAAGGCAAAACGGTGGTACTCTGCGACACCGCCCACAGCGACGCCGACGCCTTGCAGCTGGTCGAAAAGCTGTTTAGGGCCCTGCCCATGCGGCTACTCTACCTCGATGCGCAGGCCCACGACTTGCACACGGCCTACATATCGCATATCTCACACATTACCTCGTTTGCCCTGGCCCTCACCGTGTTGGAGAAGGAAAAGGAGGAGCAGCGCATCTTCGATCTAGCCGGCGGCGGCTTTGCTTCGACTGTGCGGCTGGCCAAAAGCTCGGCGGCCATGTGGGTGCCCATCTTCCGCCAGAACCGGCCCAATGTGCTCGACGTGCTCGACGAGCACCTGCACCAGCTTCAGCACCTCCGCGACTTGCTGGCGCAGGAAGACTACGCCGGGCTGACTACCCAAATCAACCAGGCCAACCACATCCGCAAGACTATTCCTTAA
- a CDS encoding pyridoxal phosphate-dependent aminotransferase, with product MNVSIASRLAHTGEYYFSRKLRELAALNAAGANIISLGIGSPDLPPHPSVTAALAATAALPNAHGYQSYQGTPALRGALAEFYQRHYGVALDPATEILPLLGSKEGLMHIGMTFLEAGDAMLIPNPGYPTYQAVAEICGAEVRTYDLTAATGWLPDLGALAATDLSRVKMMLVNYPHMPTGTPAGRPFLAELVGFARAHNILLVHDNPYGFVLNETPPTSLLSVPGAKDVALELTSLSKSHNLAGWRVGALVGRADLLAAVLRFKSNMDSGMFLPVQQAAVAALALGDDWFQELNATYRARRTLVVELLQALGCAPAPGQVGLFIWAPVPPQYADGYALSDAVLAEARVFLTPGGIFGSNGLGYIRASLCQPEALLREALARVVAMQVGRRMESEEAALPLVS from the coding sequence GGGCCAACATCATCAGCCTGGGCATCGGCAGCCCCGATTTGCCGCCGCATCCGAGCGTGACGGCGGCGCTGGCGGCCACGGCGGCGCTGCCCAACGCCCACGGCTACCAGAGCTACCAAGGCACGCCGGCCCTGCGCGGGGCCCTGGCCGAGTTCTACCAGCGCCACTACGGCGTGGCCCTCGACCCAGCCACCGAAATCCTGCCGCTGCTGGGCTCGAAGGAAGGGCTGATGCACATCGGGATGACGTTTCTGGAGGCCGGCGACGCCATGCTCATCCCCAACCCCGGCTACCCGACCTACCAGGCCGTGGCCGAAATCTGCGGGGCCGAAGTGCGCACGTACGACCTGACCGCCGCGACCGGCTGGCTACCCGACCTGGGGGCCCTGGCGGCCACCGACTTGTCACGGGTAAAAATGATGCTGGTGAACTACCCGCACATGCCCACCGGCACGCCCGCCGGCCGGCCGTTCCTTGCCGAACTCGTGGGATTTGCCCGCGCCCACAACATCCTGCTGGTGCACGACAACCCCTACGGCTTCGTTCTAAACGAGACGCCACCCACGAGCTTGCTCTCGGTGCCCGGCGCCAAAGACGTTGCCCTGGAGCTGACCTCGCTGAGCAAATCGCACAACCTGGCCGGCTGGCGCGTGGGGGCCCTGGTGGGCCGCGCCGACTTGCTGGCCGCCGTGCTCCGCTTCAAGAGCAACATGGATTCAGGTATGTTCCTGCCCGTGCAGCAGGCTGCCGTAGCCGCCCTGGCGCTGGGCGACGACTGGTTTCAGGAGCTGAACGCCACCTACCGCGCCCGCCGTACCCTGGTCGTCGAGCTGCTGCAAGCGCTGGGCTGCGCACCCGCGCCGGGCCAGGTGGGCCTGTTCATTTGGGCCCCCGTGCCGCCGCAGTACGCCGATGGCTACGCCCTCAGCGACGCCGTACTAGCCGAAGCCCGGGTATTTTTGACGCCCGGCGGTATTTTTGGCAGCAACGGGCTGGGCTACATCCGCGCCAGTTTGTGCCAGCCGGAAGCCCTGCTGCGCGAGGCCCTGGCCCGCGTCGTGGCAATGCAAGTAGGCCGTCGTATGGAAAGCGAAGAAGCCGCTCTTCCACTGGTTAGTTAA